One genomic region from Lycorma delicatula isolate Av1 chromosome 1, ASM4794821v1, whole genome shotgun sequence encodes:
- the LOC142333914 gene encoding uncharacterized protein LOC142333914 codes for MKGVFTLLLAGLASVHCGIVQISPSQGEDIISTRVQRSPEPHHYDRGDRGYGGGYGGGFGGGYGGGQGGGHGHHHKHNKYGGGYPGGGYGGPGGGYGGPGGGYGGPGGGYGGYPGGGYGGYPGGGSGGSGSSSQSQSQAQSQSQSQNFNLNTPFGFGLSASNSQAQSQAQAQSQSGSQGGGLH; via the exons ATGAAAGGTGTTTTTACGTTATTGCTAGCTGGGCTAGCCTCAGTCCACTGCGGCATAGTGCAGATATCACCCtctcaag gaGAAGATATAATTAGTACAAGAGTTCAACGTTCACCAGAACCACACCACTATGACCGAGGTGATAGAGGGTATGGAGGAGGCTATGGAGGTGGCTTTGGCGGAGGCTATGGAGGCGGCCAGGGAGGCGGCCATGGACATCATCACAAACACAACAAATATGGTGGTGGTTATCCAGGAGGAGGATATGGTGGGCCTGGAGGTGGATATGGTGGGCCTGGAGGTGGATATGGTGGGCCTGGTGGAGGTTATGGAGGCTATCCTGGTGGTGGTTATGGAGGCTACCCTGGAGGTGGTTCTGGAGGCAGTGGTTCTTCTAGTCAATCTCAGTCACAGGCTCAATCTCAATCACAAAgtcaaaattttaacttaaatacgcCTTTTGGTTTTGGATTATCAGCATCCAACAGTCAAGCACAGTCTCAAGCTCAGGCACAGTCTCAATCAGGAAGTCAAGGAGGTGGACTCCACTG a